In one window of Erythrolamprus reginae isolate rEryReg1 chromosome 1, rEryReg1.hap1, whole genome shotgun sequence DNA:
- the LOC139157542 gene encoding uncharacterized protein, translating to MAEDSPKRRKANFNEAETEVLIEQVLKHEQVLFAAGPGRASPGQKRKVWELIRHKVNPVAACPREVEDLKKRWRDLKRRDRSKLCRVSHGGGGVAPHHHPASFGFLMGNEDASPPDHLRSYPAGLPAPNEALPIVGGIDTLDLPRASSVLDMGFTDDPGPSQQSCMEKINLKEEIVVKVVEPEESSEDMAVVPPSQEQLPFLGIPKGGPCGKVKAKTKTQSQIDSNEMIEEDLLQIQQNQLHIIQSGFDSINHNLRLLHQGMQDLNNSLNVMAHTLVAIKNVYVKNNAGPTTFATVTTQTTAGYLSPGSPLGEDRVRVPMAGSSSRSSSCSSSSMSQESGPSEFPRPPHRPIKKEHSNGCYYFCFADV from the exons ATGGCGGAAGACTCGCCCAAGCGGCGCAAGGCCAATTTCAACGAGGCGGAGACGGAGGTGCTGATCGAGCAGGTGTTGAAACACGAGCAGGTGCTGTTCGCGGCCGGGCCCGGTCGGGCTTCCCCGGGTCAGAAGCGCAAAGTCTGGGAGCTCATCCGGCATAAAGTCAACCCGGTGGCCGCTTGCCCTCGCGAGGTGGAGGACCTCAAAAAGCGCTGGCGGGACCTCAAGCGCCGCGACCGGAGCAAGCTCTGCCGAGTCAGCCACGGCGGCGGCGGGGttgccccccaccaccaccccgcttcCTTCGGCTTCCTGATGGGCAACGAGGACGCCTCGCCGCCCGATCACCTCCGATCCTATCCTGCGGGGCTGCCGGCCCCCAACGAGGCTCTGCCCATCGTCGGCGGCATCGACACCCTAGATCTGCCCAGAGCCTCCTCCGTGTTGGATATGG GTTTTACAGATGATCCTGGTCCATCCCAACAATCGTGTATGGAGAAAATCAATCTAAAAGAAGAAATAGTGGTGAAAGTAGTAGAACCAGAAGAAAGCTCAGAAGATATGGCAGTTGTTCCTCCCAGCCAGGAGCAGCTCCCTTTTTTGGGGATACCGAAAGGGGGCCCTTGCGGAAAAGTAAAAGCCAAAACAAAAACTCAATCCCAAATAGACTCTAACGAAATGATAGAAGAAGATCTCCTACAGATTCAACAGAATCAACTGCATATCATTCAATCGGGGTTCGATAGTATCAATCATAATCTTCGGCTGCTACACCAAGGAATGCAAGATCTCAATAACAGCCTCAACGTCATGGCACATACGTTAGTTGCTATAAAAAATGTCTATGTGAAAAACAATGCCGGTCCAACTACCTTTGCTACTGTCACTACCCAGACCACTGCGGGATACCTGAGTCCTGGGTCCCCTTTAGGCGAGGACAGAGTTAGGGTACCAATGGCCGGGAGTAGCAGCCGAAGCAGCAGCTGCAGCTCCAGTTCAATGTCCCAAGAATCAGGCCCTTCAGAATTTCCTCGGCCTCCACACAGACCTATTAAAAAGGAACATTCAAATGGCTGTTACTATTTCTGTTTTGCAGATGTGTAA